In Vibrio bathopelagicus, the following are encoded in one genomic region:
- a CDS encoding glycosyltransferase family 2 protein, with translation MEPVSIVVITLNEEKRIGRLMEELSVQTHQEFEVIVVDSNSEDNTREVVQAYESALPELTVHHMEERGVSLGRNTGASLAKHSRILFLDADVSLPRNFLAKALYELDERKLEVAGVYMSSKGLPLVHKFGYGLFNAGLFTTQFFFPTAIGACIFSTKRAHDEIGGFDEEIVLCEDCDYVKRASKTWRFRFLNMTFGFDPRRLDQDGVVKTGSTYLKANVRRFFKGEMRNNEMNYKFGHYNEQ, from the coding sequence ATGGAACCAGTAAGCATTGTCGTTATTACCTTAAACGAAGAGAAACGAATTGGTCGCTTGATGGAAGAGTTGAGCGTGCAAACCCACCAAGAGTTCGAAGTGATTGTCGTCGACTCAAACAGCGAAGATAACACTAGGGAAGTAGTTCAGGCTTATGAAAGCGCCTTGCCAGAATTGACCGTGCATCATATGGAAGAGCGTGGTGTGAGTTTAGGCCGAAACACTGGCGCCTCTTTGGCTAAGCATTCGAGAATCCTATTCCTCGATGCCGATGTCAGTTTGCCTCGAAACTTTCTTGCAAAAGCGCTCTATGAGCTTGACGAAAGAAAGCTGGAAGTGGCTGGTGTGTACATGAGTTCGAAAGGCCTGCCGCTTGTGCACAAGTTTGGTTACGGGCTATTTAATGCAGGCTTGTTTACTACTCAGTTCTTTTTCCCGACGGCGATCGGCGCATGTATTTTCTCGACTAAACGAGCGCATGATGAGATCGGCGGTTTCGATGAAGAGATCGTACTGTGTGAAGACTGTGACTACGTAAAACGTGCGAGTAAAACATGGCGATTTAGATTCCTAAATATGACCTTTGGTTTTGACCCACGCCGCTTAGACCAAGATGGAGTTGTGAAGACAGGCTCAACTTACCTTAAAGCCAATGTAAGACGCTTCTTTAAAGGCGAAATGCGTAACAACGAGATGAACTACAAGTTCGGACACTATAACGAGCAATAA
- a CDS encoding VOC family protein, with the protein MQMNPIGWFEIYVDDMMRAKAFYEAVFNVTLDKLDVEAGMDVEMWVFPCDMDSYGATGALCYMSHVKAGGNSTMVYFSCEDCATEASLAAENGGALQVPKMAIGQHGFISIVSDSEGNMIGLHSMQ; encoded by the coding sequence ATGCAAATGAATCCGATTGGTTGGTTTGAAATTTACGTCGACGATATGATGCGAGCGAAAGCTTTTTACGAAGCTGTGTTTAATGTCACTCTCGATAAGCTAGATGTTGAAGCTGGAATGGATGTTGAAATGTGGGTGTTTCCTTGTGATATGGACAGTTACGGCGCTACAGGTGCGCTGTGTTATATGTCTCATGTCAAAGCTGGAGGCAACAGCACGATGGTCTATTTTTCTTGTGAGGATTGCGCGACAGAAGCTAGTCTAGCCGCTGAAAACGGTGGGGCTTTACAAGTGCCGAAAATGGCGATTGGCCAGCATGGTTTTATCAGTATTGTGAGTGATAGTGAAGGCAACATGATAGGGCTTCACTCTATGCAATGA
- a CDS encoding LssY C-terminal domain-containing protein, translating to MFEGIGLFLGALGDALIGPNLFVPGEPFFIAAGYQAYSGAWSALVLVMLGGLLGDQLSYFIGYRYGAKAQRKLIKFRPKTRRLIARCRYLIARKGTYLILFARLLGPIAWVVPFIAGSHRVPWRSFSVLALFGLILGGGQFIAWGMLLAHGVESFPLLNSVKIFLAEHQGLILGVFAVLVITVIGYRMKWRHLMLKSSALLLASVLYANYAHFFWKADDFLTQQISEEVASIDLEQVTYKAFPGLSPIYDAQAINVVYVGESPRELMNQLGWIENQTFSRNEIEWTGYLALLKEKTPPVSDLYWRNKPQDMAFQLPGNLMKRSHIRWWNAGVDHNSNRPKWLGAISYDDGLKVTPYSGIVTILHRVDPNVDEERDRLAEQIKSIYPSIGIANLPLAKAEAMNDNNDYYTDGNVLMIGASSYGFDEQKLDVAANDT from the coding sequence ATGTTTGAAGGAATAGGACTTTTCTTAGGGGCGTTAGGTGATGCATTGATTGGCCCCAACTTGTTTGTGCCCGGTGAGCCCTTCTTCATCGCAGCAGGATACCAAGCGTATTCGGGGGCTTGGTCTGCGTTGGTGCTTGTGATGCTAGGCGGCTTATTGGGTGACCAGTTGAGTTATTTTATTGGCTACCGATACGGCGCGAAAGCACAGCGTAAACTGATCAAGTTCCGCCCTAAAACCAGAAGGCTGATTGCGCGTTGCCGGTACTTGATTGCTCGTAAGGGAACCTATCTCATATTATTCGCCCGTCTGTTAGGGCCTATTGCATGGGTTGTGCCATTCATTGCCGGTTCTCACCGTGTACCGTGGCGTAGTTTTAGCGTATTAGCTTTGTTTGGGCTCATTCTTGGCGGAGGACAATTTATCGCTTGGGGCATGTTATTGGCGCATGGTGTTGAGAGCTTCCCTTTGCTTAACAGCGTTAAGATATTCCTTGCTGAACACCAAGGCTTAATACTTGGCGTATTTGCCGTTTTAGTCATTACGGTCATTGGTTATCGGATGAAGTGGCGACACCTGATGCTGAAATCGAGTGCCTTGTTGTTAGCATCAGTATTGTATGCGAATTACGCGCATTTCTTCTGGAAAGCGGATGACTTTTTAACTCAGCAAATATCAGAAGAGGTCGCTTCGATTGATCTTGAGCAAGTGACATATAAGGCATTTCCCGGTCTGTCTCCGATTTATGACGCGCAAGCGATTAATGTTGTTTACGTTGGGGAGTCACCGCGTGAATTGATGAATCAGCTCGGTTGGATAGAGAATCAAACTTTCTCTCGTAATGAGATTGAATGGACAGGTTATCTCGCGTTGTTGAAAGAGAAAACGCCACCAGTGTCTGATTTGTACTGGCGAAACAAGCCACAGGATATGGCTTTTCAACTGCCGGGGAATCTGATGAAAAGAAGCCATATTCGTTGGTGGAATGCAGGAGTTGATCATAATAGCAATCGACCTAAGTGGTTAGGCGCAATCAGTTACGATGATGGTCTTAAAGTGACCCCGTACTCTGGTATTGTCACCATCCTTCACCGAGTTGATCCCAATGTGGATGAAGAGCGCGATAGGCTGGCAGAACAAATTAAATCGATTTATCCGAGTATAGGTATCGCGAATTTGCCACTTGCCAAGGCTGAGGCGATGAATGATAACAATGACTATTATACTGACGGTAACGTACTCATGATTGGTGCGAGTTCCTATGGTTTTGACGAACAGAAACTGGATGTCGCAGCCAATGACACATAG
- a CDS encoding OmpA family protein yields MKTTISRVICVMSALLLAGCATDTYVSQENRDKFAGIDVSKFLISECLAPEREVHIAIAEHFAFDKYKLRDLDKINLDTFVKEIRGLKGRITIVGHTDYKGSLEYNQRLSQRRAKSVADYLQLHLDPTQYDWEVKHLGETQPVLLGKTDKDRAENRRAFIVFEEAQKYEEMPFCEPPKPERKVYMAMTPHFDFDKSVLKLEDLTQLDDFTSKLNGLQGSIMVAGHTDQAGSVSYNEKLAELRAETVVEYLKTKLDPKQFIWEVKSFGKLQPAINERSEKADALNRRAFIVFKESDITAEQQALSGSQQQALSGSQEETISTENEVGIVNE; encoded by the coding sequence ATGAAAACAACAATTAGCCGAGTCATTTGTGTAATGAGCGCTTTGCTGCTTGCCGGCTGTGCAACTGATACATACGTGAGTCAGGAAAACCGAGACAAATTTGCAGGCATAGATGTGTCTAAGTTTTTAATTAGCGAATGTTTAGCGCCAGAGCGAGAGGTACATATTGCCATCGCTGAGCACTTTGCCTTTGATAAATACAAATTACGCGACCTCGATAAGATCAATTTAGATACGTTTGTAAAAGAGATCAGAGGCCTTAAAGGGCGAATTACGATTGTCGGCCACACCGATTACAAAGGTTCATTGGAATACAATCAACGCCTTTCGCAACGACGTGCCAAATCAGTCGCTGATTATTTACAACTCCATTTAGACCCAACGCAGTATGATTGGGAAGTGAAACACCTTGGTGAGACTCAGCCTGTGTTGCTGGGTAAAACCGATAAAGACCGAGCGGAAAACCGACGTGCGTTTATTGTGTTTGAAGAGGCACAGAAGTACGAAGAAATGCCTTTCTGTGAACCGCCAAAGCCAGAACGTAAGGTTTACATGGCAATGACGCCGCACTTTGACTTTGATAAGTCGGTGCTTAAGCTGGAAGACTTAACGCAGCTCGATGACTTCACGTCTAAGCTGAACGGTTTGCAAGGTAGCATCATGGTCGCAGGACATACCGACCAAGCCGGTTCGGTTTCTTATAATGAAAAATTGGCTGAGCTTCGTGCTGAAACCGTTGTCGAATACCTCAAAACTAAACTCGACCCTAAGCAGTTCATTTGGGAAGTGAAGTCTTTTGGTAAGCTACAACCTGCGATTAACGAACGTTCTGAAAAAGCAGATGCTTTAAACCGACGTGCGTTTATTGTGTTTAAAGAGTCGGATATTACTGCCGAGCAACAAGCGTTGTCTGGTAGTCAGCAACAAGCTCTTTCCGGTAGCCAGGAAGAAACTATAAGCACTGAGAACGAAGTAGGAATCGTAAACGAATAA
- a CDS encoding GNAT family N-acetyltransferase, whose protein sequence is MQGYKISTNHEEFNLDVIYNFISNSSWAKGIPKATLDKAISNSFCFGMFDEGGVQVGFVRLITDKATFAYLADVFVLESHRGLGLSKWLVKTIVDHSDLQGLRRMILATRDAHGLYSQFGFKAVENPEILMQIWQPDIYHESLV, encoded by the coding sequence GTGCAAGGATACAAAATTAGTACTAATCATGAAGAATTCAATCTTGATGTTATTTATAATTTTATTTCAAACAGTTCTTGGGCTAAAGGCATACCAAAAGCCACGTTAGATAAAGCGATATCTAACTCGTTTTGCTTCGGTATGTTTGATGAAGGTGGAGTACAAGTTGGCTTCGTTCGGTTAATTACGGATAAAGCGACTTTTGCATATCTTGCAGATGTGTTTGTTTTGGAATCTCACAGAGGGTTAGGTTTGAGTAAATGGTTGGTAAAAACCATAGTTGATCACTCTGACTTACAAGGATTAAGGCGCATGATATTAGCGACAAGAGACGCCCATGGCCTATATTCTCAATTTGGTTTTAAAGCTGTAGAAAACCCAGAAATTTTAATGCAGATCTGGCAACCAGATATTTACCATGAGTCATTAGTTTAG
- a CDS encoding DUF1330 domain-containing protein, whose translation MDVLNQLYPSDEQMGRLKSSPDSCEIHLLNLFKFREKAEYVDGRKTDLTGREAYDLYGHPMLKVLEKYGAEVVFYSEVTGLIVGQVEDLWDSFVIVRYPSRQALIDMTSSDEFKVLSVHREAGLAGQLNIETKAP comes from the coding sequence ATGGACGTTCTTAACCAACTTTATCCATCGGATGAGCAGATGGGCCGCCTCAAGTCTTCACCTGATTCCTGTGAAATTCACTTATTAAACCTATTTAAGTTCCGAGAAAAAGCCGAGTATGTCGATGGCCGAAAAACAGACTTAACGGGCAGGGAAGCTTACGACTTATATGGTCACCCAATGTTAAAAGTATTAGAAAAGTACGGAGCGGAAGTTGTCTTCTATTCAGAAGTCACAGGCTTAATTGTCGGCCAAGTAGAAGACCTATGGGATTCATTTGTTATCGTTAGGTATCCGTCTCGCCAAGCTCTTATTGATATGACCTCTTCTGATGAATTCAAAGTATTAAGTGTACACCGAGAAGCAGGGTTGGCCGGGCAGTTAAACATTGAGACGAAAGCGCCTTGA
- a CDS encoding type II secretion system protein has translation MKKNGFTLIELVVVIVILGILAVTAAPRFLNVSTDSHIAVVKGTGASFKTGVDLAYSKNLTSNGGGASTNVPIYDDSATGQLDFNEWGYPAQQWHLPEESPRLDNAEDCISVWGALLLDPPSISSFNSPEETDYIAEYIQTDQCIYHYRVVPGLSINYNSMNGEVTVDDEPDN, from the coding sequence ATGAAAAAGAACGGTTTTACACTTATAGAGCTTGTGGTCGTTATTGTAATCCTTGGAATACTCGCCGTAACTGCCGCTCCAAGGTTCCTTAACGTAAGTACCGATTCTCATATTGCAGTTGTTAAAGGTACCGGCGCTTCTTTTAAAACAGGTGTCGATCTTGCCTATTCAAAAAATTTAACCTCAAACGGTGGCGGTGCTTCCACGAATGTCCCTATCTATGATGACTCCGCGACCGGCCAGCTTGACTTCAATGAATGGGGGTATCCAGCCCAACAATGGCACTTACCCGAAGAATCTCCAAGATTAGATAACGCTGAAGACTGCATTTCGGTATGGGGCGCACTGCTCCTCGATCCACCTAGTATTTCTAGTTTCAATTCACCTGAAGAAACCGACTACATTGCGGAATACATTCAGACCGATCAATGCATCTACCACTACAGAGTCGTTCCAGGGCTCTCCATCAATTATAACTCGATGAATGGTGAGGTTACTGTAGACGACGAACCTGATAACTAA
- a CDS encoding IS3 family transposase (programmed frameshift), with amino-acid sequence MKTTSRRTQRDYSLAFKLAVVSQVEKGEMTYKQAQERYGIQGRSTVLVWLRKHGQLDWSKGIEQSRALGATMSNSSSTQTPEQRIKELEQQLEETQLKAQFFEAVVKVMDRDFGVRISKKRKAELLRKKPVRKLTVTKACHFIGITRQAFYKRCVAEIHQTKKDESVLGFVKEQRMMHPRIGTRKIKYLLAQNDIEIGRDRLFSLLRMNRLLVQNRRAYHRTTNSNHRFYCHPNRIKEGLIPEGPEQLWVADITYLATRRGSTYLSLVTDAYSRKIVGYHISDDMKARTVKQAFLNALKERKNTGELVHHSDRGVQYCSVEYQELHRQYDVSCSMTDGYDCYQNALAERINGILKMEYLLNKPNDLDEAKKMVAESVKIYNEYRPHTALKYKTPDEVHRAF; translated from the exons ATGAAAACAACAAGTAGACGTACTCAACGAGATTATTCTCTTGCCTTTAAATTGGCAGTCGTAAGCCAAGTTGAAAAAGGCGAAATGACTTATAAGCAAGCTCAAGAACGTTATGGGATCCAAGGTCGCTCTACCGTTTTAGTTTGGCTTCGCAAACATGGTCAACTAGATTGGTCTAAAGGAATAGAACAATCGAGAGCGTTAGGAGCGACTATGTCAAACTCTTCCTCAACTCAAACCCCAGAGCAACGAATCAAAGAACTCGAGCAGCAATTAGAAGAAACTCAGCTCAAAGCTCAGTTCTTTGAAGCGGTTGTAAAAGTCATGGATCGAGATTTCGGAGTCCGAATTTCAAAGAAGCGCAAGGCCGAGTTATTAAGGAAAAAAC CGGTCAGAAAGTTGACCGTCACTAAAGCTTGTCACTTCATAGGTATTACACGACAAGCTTTCTACAAGCGCTGTGTTGCAGAAATTCATCAGACAAAGAAAGATGAATCCGTACTCGGTTTTGTGAAGGAGCAAAGGATGATGCACCCTCGTATAGGGACTCGTAAGATCAAGTATTTACTTGCTCAAAACGATATTGAAATCGGGCGAGACCGCTTATTCTCTCTGCTGAGAATGAATCGATTATTAGTACAGAATCGAAGGGCTTACCATCGAACCACAAACAGTAATCATCGCTTTTACTGCCATCCAAATCGAATCAAAGAAGGCTTAATACCGGAAGGTCCAGAGCAATTATGGGTTGCCGATATTACTTATCTAGCAACGCGGCGTGGTAGTACTTATCTCAGTTTAGTGACGGACGCTTACTCAAGAAAAATCGTGGGCTATCACATAAGTGATGATATGAAAGCTCGCACGGTCAAGCAGGCCTTTTTAAACGCGTTGAAAGAGCGGAAGAATACAGGTGAGCTTGTCCATCACTCAGATCGAGGTGTTCAGTACTGCTCTGTTGAATACCAAGAGTTGCATCGACAGTATGATGTATCTTGCTCAATGACTGATGGCTATGACTGTTATCAGAATGCGTTGGCAGAGAGGATCAACGGAATACTGAAGATGGAGTATCTGTTGAATAAGCCTAATGATTTAGATGAAGCAAAGAAAATGGTCGCTGAATCAGTAAAAATCTATAATGAATATAGGCCTCACACAGCTCTAAAATACAAAACGCCCGATGAAGTACATCGAGCGTTTTAG
- the rplY gene encoding 50S ribosomal protein L25, with translation MKFEAVVRTELGKGASRRLRHAGKFPAVIYGGEAAAVAIELVHAEVINQMDKPEFYEAITLLIDGAEVKVKPQDVQRHAFKPKVEHMDFIRI, from the coding sequence ATGAAATTTGAAGCAGTAGTACGTACTGAACTAGGTAAAGGTGCGAGCCGCCGCCTACGTCACGCTGGTAAATTCCCAGCTGTAATCTACGGTGGCGAAGCAGCAGCTGTAGCTATCGAACTTGTTCACGCTGAAGTGATCAACCAAATGGATAAGCCTGAATTCTACGAAGCAATCACTCTACTGATTGACGGCGCAGAAGTTAAGGTTAAGCCGCAAGACGTTCAACGTCACGCGTTCAAGCCTAAAGTTGAGCACATGGACTTCATCCGTATCTAA